In Nematostella vectensis chromosome 3, jaNemVect1.1, whole genome shotgun sequence, the genomic window ACGGCATTATTCTTGGCGTGCAcctcatttttttgtttttgggaaaaaacgaaaaaatacaaaaatactcGATTTTATAACCTATCTAAGAAGCACTGACCCCCTGCTTGCATTAGTTTTCTTGCTTTAGTATCAGTGCTTGGAATgatggagaaaaaaaaatgaacatttgagcatttgattttttttaagtataAAACGAGTATTTTCAAACTTGCCGAGCAAGTTTTGTTTTCACAAATAACTTTGCCGTAGTATAGGTACTTTGTATAGTAAGGGTGTGTATCAACGCTGATGCTAGTTTCACTCGTCTGATATCCTCAGGAGAGTACATGTTTATACTAAAGACACTGGGCCCGATGATGGCTTTCGCTACATCCTGGCTTAGATTTCTTGTCCTGGCGCCCGTGGTTTTTTGCATTCAGACCCTTGCACTGGCTGCATATATCATAGAACCTATTTTCCCAGGATGCTCTGAGAGGTGGGATATCAAAGTGCTGCAGAAAATCCTTGGCGTTGGTATAATTTGTAAGTTTGGAGTTTATGGTATTATGGTATTTATGGTATTATATTATGGCAAATATAGTATTCCTAACAATGCATGCATTTCTGATCGACTGCTTACCCGATCGCGTCTGACTATTTGCTCAACATGGGACTTGCGcttagagatcacgtgacctttttgggtggcaaattcaaaacaaaataatcgaacgaaaaaaatcagaaaagaCCGCGCCCGTCATTCCAGAGACCgacggaaaaaaatatattttaatgaaactaaacgctttcagaaaaaaaagaagggtGGTCTTTTTCGttagcgctgaataagttgctttttgttaactgtttttttgccgctaaaaggctgagcgcgcgctagtttgccacccacgtgatcacgtgatctctcagcgcaagtcccctattcaaACGACTCGCTAACGACCGACCGACCTCTTCAGGTTTTAAGTTTTACCttggttattatttttattttattttggaaaTATTGGAATATATTGgaatattatttaatattggGAATTATCGAGGATAAGTCTCGAACtaaaccatctaaaaacaaagttttataacTCATTTCAAATTCAAAAGAAATTTTTCTCGATTTACAAAATCGCCCAAATGGAAATTGGATGCTGAACCACAATTGGTATTTGCCATGGccacaaaatggcggctgacaaagCACTCCCACTCCCCGTAACAAGTAGAAATTTTCGTATCTTGATTCctttatgtttttataactagttttgtttgttttactgAAGACTTTCTGATGTTCATGAATATGATGAGTGCGCGGGTGGCCGCCCGGGTGCAGATTGTGTTCACGGTTGGCAAAGCCCTTGCTCTGGCGATAATCATAATCACTGGAGTTGTGAGGTTTGCCCAAGGTATAAGCTATATCCATCTTCCAACCCTTATCAATATAAAGGTTCGCATTTTAAGACTTACATTTTAAACCCGAGAAAATATCAGTTTCAGTGACCGCACCCGCACTTATGCTGTCGATCGTGCCCGGTTCGTTGATCTGTTACGCTACAGCccaaacaaaaccaaaaaggATAACAGAATTTCCTTCCGTCTCACATTTCATCCTATTAATTTAGATATGGTGGGAATAAACTGCTGCTATTTTTTCAGCCGCCGCTTTTCTCTTTTCGACCGGACGAGAATTTTCATATCTCCCTTGTTAAGTGCTGCTATTAGACGTACGATGCCCTGTACTCTAGGAAAGGCACTTTTGAATACATCGCTCCTACCACCCGCACTTAGAGAGTCATAACCTCTCAACCAATATTATTTATCGAATATCTTATAAGCCTTGCAGCATGATTAACATGGAGAAACCGGTATATACTATGTTTTTGTGAACATTTTCTTTAATCATTTATTTCCtgtcttattttgtttccatcccctaccctccctctATGGCCCACCAACTAGTAAAAAATACCCTCTTTTAAGTTCTGTTTTATAATCTAAAATGATACTTGAAGTAAATAAATGTTCTTAAATATGCGACTcctgcagtgcttcatgggtaccaaataaattttaaaaataagcgtaaataaaattaaaaacaggTTAATAAAGCTTTAGCAATCTTGTCGTAGCTCTACACGTTCACACAGCGTGTTCACAGCATTAAGTGACAGACCAAGACTCAGCATTTGaacgttacccatgaaccactgcgggttaGGATACATTAATTCGCGGGTGCAACCTTAATCAATTGTTAATCGAAACAGATGTATATACGATCTTGTTGACACTGATGTGTTTTGTCTACTTCAGGGTACACAACAGGGGCGTTCGATCAGCCGTTCAAAGGTTCAGTGACCGATGTAAGCCAGCTCGGCCTCGCTTTCCAAAGCGGACTTTGGGCATATGCAGGATGGTAAAGTCCCAATATTCAGCAAATCTAATAGCAAACATTTTCACACCGCGACTTACGCTTCGCTCGATGGTTAAATTTTGtctgaaataggtgtaaatCTAACAATTTTTAAACTATATATCATTCAAACTGTCCCCGAATTGAATCTGCTTCCTTCCCTTCCCTcagggtctggatggggttaaccgactagcgacaaacggcttaaaaagtaactgactaccgacaaaaaatgaaaaaaaaaaatatttactaacgacaaaaaatatttggcgACTACcgaaattttattatttccggtatttttactctttactTCCATCGTCAATCTTCTTAAAATTCGGCCATTTCAGAATCTGCACTATGTATTTCCTGTTGCATCTACTTTTTAGTCAATTATTAACccataattaatttattattaataagttattaattaataatcaaTCCTAAATAACGTCTTGTTCTCAGGGATATCATTTGTGTTGTTGTCGAGGAAGTGAAACATCCTAGCAGGTAATtgaaatggggggggggggggggagggtgaaaTAGGGCGGCGGACTAGGAGAGGGCGGGGGAAAAGACGGGGAAAAGTTTGCGATAAGGAAGAATCAAAGAGGAAGAAAAGAAGCGAAATGGAAAAATTTAGGTGGGATATCATAAAGTAGAAGTTGGCTAAAAGAGAACGGCGAGAAGGGAAAGGGATGAAAGCAAATAAAGCTGGAATAAGGTAGAAGGGTATAAAAAGGGACAAAGGCGAGAAGAAAAGGAAGGAAAAGAGAGCGAGGGTTTATAATACAATACAATGGAGGAGCTCGTGATTGAGGGGTGACAAAGAAAAAGAGTAAAAGAAGGAGGGAGCTGATAAACCTAACAGCcattacaaaaaaatacaccAGACACACACACTTCCCTCTCATATCTCTCTTAACTTCCCTTCCTTCATGGCTAATTGTTAACCGTTCCAGGAACTTGATTTTTGCGGTGATGGGAAGTATAACCTTCGTGACGTTGCTATATCTTCTGGTGAATATCGCATATCTAGCCGTGCTTACCGTACCGGAGGTCAAAGCATCCCTTGCGACGGCTGTGGTACGTCAGCTGTATGTGCAAatagtactaaaacaatttGTTTAAAGCAAATGGAAACAATAGAGTcataaaaaagcgaaaagtTGCCACCTAGGGTTATAGTTTTCTTTCATGGATGTCTATATTCCATAATTGAGTTGCATCAAGAGAGTGCTCTCTTGCGCGGTGGATGCAAAAATATCAATCACAACAGACGGGGCAACGAAAGGACTCCGAATGGAAGAAAACCATAAAATGTTCTTATGATTGGGGTAGTCGGGAGATTTCCAAAGgcagggccatagcaaggggtggggcactgggggcatgtcccccccccaaatattttcaacaattataaggaaaagacCAGCAATGGTggggctgtgcccccaatattttctgtatagtttctgtattgtgcctccTTCCCCAAAAATCTTatgtggcctgctacggctctgaaaAAAGTATACGTATACGCTGATCTTGAAAGCTTGATGTTAAAAGACTCCTTGGTACCTTAAAAACCGAGTGACAACAATGTACAGGTAATTGGTGTCCATGTTAATAGGTAAGCTTGGTGTGTTGCGTGCAGCAGAGAGTAGAGTAATTGTTCATACATTGCATATCTTCGTTTAGTCCTTCGCTCAGCGGATGTACGGAACTGGGGTACAATGGCTCATCCCACTCTGCGTGTCGGCAACAGTGTTTGGTACGATGAACGCACGAGTGTACGGCATGGGGAGGTGAGCTACACAGCGAGGGACTTCCTTTAAACGGTTACCTTTGGCACTTTTTCGTTGTATGTGTGTCTCACTCGTATGAGGTCTTTTCTATGAATGTGTCgatcagtcaacactcctccgttattgttttcatttgaaaacTGAACAGTGAAAGAAATCTGTTGTATCATTGATAATTTCATTCATCAAAATATCTTAGGGTGTGGGGAACAAGATTCTTCTGTTCTTTCGTGTATTCAACCGCATTCTTTTGTTCTGTACTTTAGGATGTGTACTTTAACCTGTATGGTTCTTCTGTTCTGTATTCAACCTATAGCATTCTTTTGTTCTGTATTTTAGGATTGTACTTTAACCTATATGATTCTTCTGTCCTGTATTTAACAGCATTCTTGTGTTCTGTATTAGGGTGTTGCTTCAACCTATATAGGTGGTTTCTGTTCTTCTGTTTTGTATGTTACCTAAAGCATTCTTCtgttttttctgtatttaGGATGTACTTCGCGGCTGCACGAGAGGGTCACTTACCCAGAGCTCTGGCCATGTTACACACGGATAAGCGAACACCAATACCCGCCATGCTGTACCTGGCTTTCATCATCACTGCCATTCTCATCCCTCGTCAAACCTCGGTCAGAATGTTGCTCAAAATTTTGGGCTTTGCCAGTTGGATGGAACAGTCATTGTTGACGATTGGTTTGCTTTGGACAAGATATAAGCGTCCAGACCTCGCCCGGCCTTTTAAGGTTATTTAACCGATTGACTCCTATACCGACCAGAACCGAAAAttcaaaatgtaataataattGGATGGTCATTACTGCAAGATGATTTCCCCACAACTTGACCAAATCAACCCCACGTGAGCGTGTTTTTGTGTACCACTTCTCCCCTTCTCTGTTTTTCAACAACAACTGCCCATTACTAACCGCCGCCACCAA contains:
- the LOC5507768 gene encoding Y+L amino acid transporter 2 isoform X1, which gives rise to MTEVSGEPVASVDAGNGKKSEEFGLRRDLGLCASISLSGGAMVGSGIFISAQWVLVYSGSVGMSLLIWLLCAVVSIFGALVSAELTLTFGKCGGEYMFILKTLGPMMAFATSWLRFLVLAPVVFCIQTLALAAYIIEPIFPGCSERWDIKVLQKILGVGIIYFLMFMNMMSARVAARVQIVFTVGKALALAIIIITGVVRFAQGYTTGAFDQPFKGSVTDVSQLGLAFQSGLWAYAGWDIICVVVEEVKHPSRNLIFAVMGSITFVTLLYLLVNIAYLAVLTVPEVKASLATAVSFAQRMYGTGVQWLIPLCVSATVFGTMNARVYGMGRMYFAAAREGHLPRALAMLHTDKRTPIPAMLYLAFIITAILIPRQTSVRMLLKILGFASWMEQSLLTIGLLWTRYKRPDLARPFKPPVIIPIIFLTIALYLAITPIVAAPLESLFAYICFFAGIPIYCVLIRYKLQPKWLIALFGKHTCACV
- the LOC5507768 gene encoding Y+L amino acid transporter 1 isoform X2 → MTEVSGEPVASVDAGNGKKSEEFGLRRDLGLCASISLSGGAMVGSGIFISAQWVLVYSGSVGMSLLIWLLCAVVSIFGALVSAELTLTFGKCGGCSERWDIKVLQKILGVGIIYFLMFMNMMSARVAARVQIVFTVGKALALAIIIITGVVRFAQGYTTGAFDQPFKGSVTDVSQLGLAFQSGLWAYAGWDIICVVVEEVKHPSRNLIFAVMGSITFVTLLYLLVNIAYLAVLTVPEVKASLATAVSFAQRMYGTGVQWLIPLCVSATVFGTMNARVYGMGRMYFAAAREGHLPRALAMLHTDKRTPIPAMLYLAFIITAILIPRQTSVRMLLKILGFASWMEQSLLTIGLLWTRYKRPDLARPFKPPVIIPIIFLTIALYLAITPIVAAPLESLFAYICFFAGIPIYCVLIRYKLQPKWLIALFGKHTCACV